One Dissulfuribacter thermophilus DNA segment encodes these proteins:
- a CDS encoding Crp/Fnr family transcriptional regulator, with product MKKKFSTINLLDELCRSEYAQICQEFSEINYSKGQLIYTPGHSDDLIFIVKKGKVRIYLALEDKEFSLAILEPGDIYSTHTRAYVEAVEDVTLLTMPTEKFHLYIATHSALSRTIISVLGELLKQSFSIIENLVFNDISGRLINFLLQEAKDSGQVTDEGVILNLDLTMEQLAAIICTSRQTVSTIINSMQRANVLQKKNRGVFLIPDLDRLKNFSTF from the coding sequence ATGAAAAAAAAATTTTCCACAATAAATTTATTAGATGAGCTATGCCGTAGTGAATATGCTCAAATCTGCCAAGAATTTAGCGAAATAAATTATAGCAAGGGGCAACTAATCTATACTCCTGGTCACAGTGATGACCTCATTTTTATAGTTAAAAAGGGAAAAGTCAGGATTTATCTCGCATTGGAAGATAAAGAATTCTCCCTTGCAATCCTAGAACCCGGAGACATATATTCGACCCATACTAGAGCATACGTGGAGGCTGTGGAAGATGTGACACTGCTTACCATGCCAACAGAAAAATTTCACCTCTACATTGCCACCCATTCTGCACTCTCTAGGACCATTATCAGTGTATTAGGTGAACTACTCAAACAATCCTTCTCAATTATTGAAAATCTCGTCTTCAACGACATTTCAGGTAGGCTTATCAATTTCCTTCTACAGGAAGCAAAAGATAGTGGACAGGTTACTGATGAAGGCGTTATTCTAAATCTTGACTTGACTATGGAACAACTGGCTGCTATTATTTGTACTTCGCGTCAAACAGTCTCCACCATTATTAATTCTATGCAACGCGCTAATGTTTTACAGAAAAAAAACCGTGGCGTCTTTCTAATTCCCGATCTGGATAGGCTCAAAAATTTCTCCACATTTTAA
- the rfbD gene encoding dTDP-4-dehydrorhamnose reductase produces MNRVLITGANGMLGRAVTAVFSRHVDVVSLGRKELDICDEEEVRAVFEDEHPDVVINCAAYTDVDGAEKNFEEAYRVNALGPGNIARAAKLNNAKFVHISTDYVFDGSGSKPYREDCRRAPINAYGKTKAIGEEIIEEEGGEFLIVRTSWLFGPYGKNFVKTILGLSQRMKELRVVDDQRGSPTYTHHLADGIFRLCSCRANGIFHFSNTGHCTWFEFAEEIISLAGKNTKLIPVSTKEFPREAQRPSYSVLDTTKYQSTTGHRPPHWKDGLRDYLQLIKLGKEL; encoded by the coding sequence ATGAATAGAGTACTTATAACTGGTGCAAATGGCATGCTTGGTAGGGCGGTTACAGCCGTATTTTCAAGGCATGTAGATGTTGTGAGCCTTGGAAGGAAAGAGCTTGACATCTGTGACGAGGAAGAGGTGAGGGCGGTCTTTGAAGATGAACACCCTGATGTAGTGATCAACTGCGCGGCATACACTGATGTAGACGGAGCAGAGAAAAATTTTGAGGAGGCCTACAGGGTAAATGCGCTAGGGCCAGGCAATATTGCAAGGGCAGCTAAGTTGAACAATGCAAAATTTGTACACATTAGTACGGATTATGTGTTTGATGGTAGTGGGAGCAAACCCTATAGGGAAGATTGTAGAAGGGCACCAATAAATGCCTATGGCAAGACAAAGGCCATTGGGGAAGAGATCATTGAGGAGGAAGGGGGCGAGTTTTTAATTGTCAGGACCTCCTGGCTCTTTGGGCCTTATGGGAAAAATTTTGTTAAAACTATTCTAGGTCTCTCACAGCGCATGAAGGAACTTAGAGTAGTAGATGACCAGAGAGGTTCACCCACCTATACCCATCACTTGGCGGATGGCATTTTTAGGCTCTGTAGCTGCAGAGCAAATGGGATTTTTCATTTTTCAAATACCGGTCACTGTACGTGGTTTGAATTTGCCGAGGAAATTATATCTTTGGCTGGAAAGAACACGAAACTTATACCAGTTTCCACAAAAGAATTTCCTAGAGAAGCACAAAGGCCGTCTTATTCGGTGCTAGATACTACTAAATATCAGTCCACTACAGGCCACAGACCTCCTCATTGGAAAGACGGCCTTCGTGATTATCTACAATTAATAAAGCTTGGCAAAGAGCTTTGA
- a CDS encoding carboxymuconolactone decarboxylase family protein, with translation MQGILEEDKATGTAKELYDEIKESLGMVPNFFKAMAAVDPIWAKTNWERAKHIMLKEGALDRKTKEIIAFVVSLMNKCEYCHMAHKAMALMNGVTEDELQEAIMVMELFQSFNTIATSLQVPCDISQ, from the coding sequence ATGCAGGGAATACTCGAAGAAGACAAGGCAACAGGCACAGCAAAGGAACTCTACGATGAAATCAAGGAATCACTGGGCATGGTTCCAAACTTCTTTAAGGCCATGGCAGCAGTTGATCCTATATGGGCAAAAACGAACTGGGAACGGGCGAAACATATTATGCTAAAAGAAGGGGCCCTAGATAGAAAGACAAAAGAGATCATTGCATTCGTCGTGTCTCTTATGAATAAATGCGAATATTGTCACATGGCCCATAAGGCCATGGCCCTTATGAATGGAGTAACTGAAGATGAACTTCAAGAAGCTATAATGGTGATGGAACTTTTTCAGAGTTTTAATACCATCGCCACCTCGCTACAGGTGCCATGTGATATTTCTCAATAG
- a CDS encoding Crp/Fnr family transcriptional regulator codes for MRKKFSTINILDEICSSNFDQICQNFSEINYSKGQLIYDLDHNEDLIFIVKKGKIRIYLALEDKEFSLAILEPGDIYSTHTRAYVEAVEDVTLLTMPTEKFHLYIATHSALSRTIISVLGELLKQSFSIIENLVFNDISGRLINFFLQEARESGQVTDEGIILNLDLTMEQLATIVSASRQTVSTIVNSMQRANILQKQRRGVFLIPDLDRLKNFSTF; via the coding sequence ATGAGGAAAAAATTTTCCACAATCAATATACTAGATGAAATATGCAGTAGTAATTTCGACCAAATCTGTCAAAATTTTAGTGAAATAAACTATAGTAAGGGACAACTGATTTATGATCTGGACCATAATGAAGACCTCATTTTTATCGTAAAAAAAGGAAAAATCAGGATTTATCTCGCCTTGGAAGATAAAGAATTCTCCCTTGCAATCCTAGAACCCGGAGACATATATTCGACCCATACTAGGGCATACGTGGAGGCTGTGGAAGATGTGACACTGCTTACCATGCCCACAGAAAAATTTCACCTCTACATTGCCACCCATTCCGCACTCTCTAGGACCATTATAAGTGTACTAGGGGAACTACTCAAACAATCCTTCTCAATTATTGAAAATCTAGTCTTCAATGACATCTCAGGTAGGCTTATTAACTTTTTTCTACAAGAAGCAAGGGAAAGCGGACAGGTTACAGATGAGGGAATTATTCTAAATCTTGACTTGACTATGGAACAACTCGCCACTATAGTTAGTGCTTCACGTCAGACTGTTTCGACTATTGTAAATTCCATGCAGCGTGCTAATATCTTACAAAAACAAAGACGCGGCGTCTTTCTAATTCCCGATCTGGATAGACTCAAAAATTTCTCCACATTTTAA
- a CDS encoding TRAP transporter large permease yields the protein MDSISSGLYGVIILLLVLFFTRMPVGIAMAVVGFLGFWLEVGFRPAVSMISSNLWSLFSSYGLSVVPFFVFMGAVCVHAGVSRRLYETAHAWIGHVRGGIAMATVLACAAFSAICGSNAATAATMSSVALPEMKRLGYDPALSTGSVASGATLGVLIPPSVVLIVIGLATEQSITKLFLAAIIPGLVITFLLALSVWIVCRIRPEWGPPGKRATFRERMKSLPGSIEMLCLFCFVMIGLYLGWFTPTEAGAAGSFFALLIVILNGHFNLKVMWNAIEDTVRTTCMIYIVVAGAVIFGRFLAVTRLPFEMADWVASLNVPNYIVLITMFLLYIVGGAIMDALGLLMITIPIFFPVVNNIGYDALWFSIVVTVITTLGAITPPVGINTFVVASVARDTDLETVFKGTLFFIPAYIFAIVLFTLFPKIVTLWY from the coding sequence ATGGATTCCATATCTAGCGGTCTATATGGCGTTATAATCCTTTTATTAGTTTTATTTTTTACCCGCATGCCTGTGGGAATCGCCATGGCAGTGGTGGGGTTCCTAGGCTTTTGGCTAGAGGTTGGATTTAGGCCCGCTGTTTCAATGATTTCTTCAAATCTTTGGAGCCTATTTTCCTCATATGGTCTCTCAGTAGTACCCTTCTTCGTATTTATGGGGGCAGTATGTGTCCACGCAGGAGTGAGCAGACGTCTTTATGAAACAGCCCATGCCTGGATCGGCCATGTACGAGGTGGTATTGCAATGGCCACTGTGCTTGCATGTGCGGCTTTTTCCGCCATTTGTGGCTCAAATGCCGCAACTGCCGCCACAATGAGTTCAGTGGCTCTTCCTGAGATGAAGAGGCTTGGCTATGATCCAGCCCTTAGTACCGGCTCTGTGGCAAGTGGTGCCACACTTGGTGTCTTAATTCCTCCAAGTGTTGTCCTCATAGTGATTGGCCTTGCCACAGAACAATCCATAACAAAGCTCTTTTTAGCCGCAATTATCCCAGGACTTGTAATCACTTTTCTACTTGCCCTGAGTGTCTGGATAGTCTGTCGTATTAGACCTGAGTGGGGGCCACCAGGGAAAAGGGCAACATTTAGAGAGCGTATGAAGAGTCTTCCTGGCTCCATTGAAATGTTATGTCTGTTTTGCTTTGTCATGATAGGGCTTTACTTAGGCTGGTTTACTCCTACTGAGGCAGGGGCAGCTGGCTCATTTTTTGCTCTCCTCATAGTAATTTTGAATGGACACTTCAATCTAAAGGTAATGTGGAATGCAATTGAGGATACGGTAAGAACCACGTGTATGATCTACATTGTGGTGGCTGGAGCGGTGATTTTTGGAAGATTCCTTGCTGTTACTCGTTTGCCGTTTGAGATGGCAGACTGGGTTGCTTCATTAAATGTTCCTAACTATATCGTTCTGATAACCATGTTTTTGCTTTATATTGTCGGCGGCGCCATAATGGATGCACTAGGACTTCTCATGATAACCATCCCCATATTTTTCCCAGTTGTAAACAACATTGGTTATGATGCTCTTTGGTTTTCAATAGTGGTAACGGTGATCACCACCCTTGGAGCTATTACTCCACCAGTGGGGATAAATACTTTTGTAGTGGCCTCAGTTGCAAGAGACACTGATCTGGAGACTGTATTTAAGGGAACGCTATTTTTTATCCCAGCCTATATTTTTGCGATAGTTCTATTTACTTTGTTTCCAAAAATAGTCACATTGTGGTATTAA
- a CDS encoding pancreas/duodenum homeobox protein 1 codes for MNSDKIKSIFNDDFLKDLFPPTRADEFFDALYDGAEEGAFDISLGFNGFDPGSSVINLEFRLTERPGKCMACSLTYGLPPVFEKHPIIDIKGMIEKIEKALPDGFSVKDWKLGATTPVAPKVNVIPFLITIEKK; via the coding sequence TTGAACTCTGACAAAATAAAATCAATATTTAATGATGATTTTTTAAAAGACCTCTTTCCACCCACAAGGGCAGATGAATTCTTTGATGCCTTATATGATGGGGCAGAAGAAGGGGCATTCGACATCAGTCTTGGCTTTAACGGGTTTGATCCCGGATCTTCAGTGATAAATTTAGAATTTAGACTTACAGAGAGGCCTGGAAAGTGTATGGCGTGTAGCCTTACCTATGGGCTGCCGCCAGTCTTTGAAAAACACCCAATAATAGACATAAAAGGCATGATAGAGAAGATCGAAAAGGCCTTACCAGACGGATTTTCAGTTAAAGACTGGAAGCTCGGCGCCACTACTCCAGTTGCTCCCAAAGTCAATGTAATTCCATTTTTAATAACTATTGAAAAAAAATAA
- a CDS encoding EAL domain-containing protein, whose amino-acid sequence MKVDVEKFFRDMANEMGFDQRKVDEIKKYVCLTQDDLDNIALLRNRMKDDLPPDFWERLYSNLMKFKDIKKIIDGQNGLTLLKHHQSEYLKQLISGKYDKEYLLNRSRIGICHYRKGIAPVEFFGAFSTYCSMIIEHIQSEMADKELALSIIRSLLKIIFLDLITILYSYFFLRENRLLNAQKDLERLNWIYWMLSEINSLIVRAKDRECLFKDASKILKDLGGFDLVWIGVHDAKKNLLVPVAAAGKKEYLDGLVVSTDPNVPEGCGPGGISLREGRVVVVNDILKNQKYIPWRERASRYGFRSMISLPLKVDEHPIGAILLYSKKWAFFSDAEINLLEEVTDDLSLSLQYIEKKKLAEKVLFTDELTGLGNLNYFMNLLNAQVNIARKKGEKFLVLSLDIDNFGNINHALGYNLGDQIIKKISKKLNQVIEDGGEVCRTGPDEFSIIYYATYKKIETIIGELRKIFEHSIRINGDEVSLSFSIGCAIYPDDAEDGSELMNCASIALKEAKNEGPGSLKFYSKEIFERVSSLLNMEKDLRNAIKENQFILYFQPHISLETRGIRGVEALIRWVHPDRGIIAPFEFIPVLEETGLIIEVGKWVVEQVCHYISKNEFCDREEIGISFNVSPEQFKQKGFEKMLIDIVQKKGVDPKRLRIEVTESALMTDIEDSLNKLKVLNDFGFNISIDDFGTGYSSLSYLKKIPASHLKIDMSFVRGLPDNRDDVEIIKAIIALAKNLGKKTVAEGVETREQLECLDKFGVDEVQGYFFSKPIPKEDCMKYIERYHSDSYFK is encoded by the coding sequence ATGAAAGTGGATGTAGAAAAATTTTTTAGGGACATGGCAAATGAAATGGGCTTTGACCAAAGAAAGGTAGATGAAATCAAGAAGTACGTTTGTCTAACCCAAGACGATTTAGATAATATAGCGCTGTTGAGGAATAGAATGAAAGACGATCTACCTCCTGATTTTTGGGAAAGGCTGTATTCAAATCTTATGAAGTTTAAGGATATAAAAAAAATTATTGATGGACAGAATGGTCTTACCCTGTTGAAACATCACCAATCGGAATATTTAAAACAATTAATCTCTGGCAAATATGACAAGGAATATCTGTTAAACAGATCTAGGATAGGGATCTGTCATTATCGTAAAGGAATTGCTCCAGTGGAATTTTTCGGGGCATTCAGCACATATTGTTCTATGATAATTGAGCATATTCAGTCTGAAATGGCAGATAAAGAATTGGCTCTATCCATAATAAGATCTCTATTGAAGATTATATTTTTGGATTTAATAACAATTTTATATTCATATTTTTTCCTAAGGGAAAACAGGCTGTTAAATGCTCAAAAAGACTTAGAGAGATTAAATTGGATTTACTGGATGTTAAGTGAGATCAATTCTCTTATAGTTCGAGCTAAGGACAGGGAATGCCTTTTTAAAGATGCAAGTAAGATTCTAAAAGACCTGGGTGGATTTGACCTTGTATGGATTGGGGTACACGATGCCAAAAAAAATCTACTGGTCCCAGTGGCTGCAGCTGGGAAAAAAGAGTATTTAGACGGGCTTGTCGTATCCACTGATCCCAATGTTCCAGAAGGTTGCGGTCCAGGCGGGATCTCTTTGAGAGAGGGAAGAGTAGTTGTAGTAAACGACATCTTAAAAAATCAGAAATATATACCCTGGAGGGAACGGGCGAGCAGATATGGCTTTCGATCCATGATAAGTTTGCCCCTAAAAGTAGATGAACACCCAATAGGGGCTATCTTGCTCTATTCTAAAAAATGGGCGTTCTTTTCCGACGCAGAAATAAATCTTTTGGAAGAGGTGACAGACGATCTTTCTTTGTCCTTACAATATATAGAAAAAAAGAAACTGGCAGAAAAGGTACTCTTTACTGATGAACTTACAGGACTTGGAAATCTCAACTATTTTATGAATCTTTTGAATGCTCAGGTAAATATTGCCAGAAAGAAAGGTGAAAAGTTTCTTGTATTGTCCCTTGATATCGACAATTTTGGAAACATAAATCACGCCCTTGGATATAATTTAGGAGATCAAATTATTAAGAAGATTTCAAAGAAGTTGAATCAAGTCATAGAAGATGGAGGTGAGGTATGTAGGACCGGTCCTGACGAATTCAGTATAATATATTATGCCACCTATAAAAAGATTGAGACCATAATTGGTGAGCTTAGAAAGATATTTGAGCACTCCATTAGGATAAATGGAGATGAGGTTAGCTTGAGTTTTTCCATTGGATGTGCAATTTACCCCGACGATGCAGAAGATGGATCAGAGCTTATGAATTGCGCGAGTATTGCCTTGAAAGAGGCAAAGAATGAAGGACCTGGTAGTTTAAAGTTTTATTCAAAGGAGATATTTGAGAGGGTCTCATCCCTTTTAAATATGGAAAAAGATTTAAGAAATGCAATTAAAGAAAATCAATTTATATTGTATTTTCAGCCACATATTAGTCTAGAAACTCGAGGAATTCGTGGGGTCGAGGCCCTAATAAGGTGGGTGCATCCAGATCGTGGCATAATTGCCCCATTTGAGTTCATACCCGTACTTGAAGAAACGGGGCTCATTATTGAGGTTGGAAAATGGGTAGTTGAACAGGTGTGCCACTACATTTCAAAGAATGAATTCTGTGATAGAGAGGAGATAGGCATCTCATTTAATGTGTCCCCTGAACAGTTCAAGCAAAAGGGGTTTGAAAAAATGCTGATAGACATAGTACAAAAAAAAGGTGTCGACCCCAAGAGGTTACGGATAGAGGTCACAGAAAGTGCCCTAATGACAGATATTGAAGATTCCTTAAATAAACTTAAAGTACTCAATGACTTTGGTTTCAATATTTCTATCGATGATTTTGGAACCGGATATTCATCTCTTTCCTATTTAAAGAAAATACCCGCATCTCACCTCAAGATAGACATGTCTTTTGTAAGAGGCCTTCCAGACAATAGGGATGACGTTGAAATTATAAAGGCCATAATAGCTCTTGCTAAAAACCTGGGTAAAAAAACCGTGGCAGAAGGAGTTGAAACCAGAGAACAATTGGAATGTCTAGACAAATTTGGAGTAGATGAGGTACAGGGTTATTTTTTCTCAAAGCCCATTCCAAAAGAAGACTGTATGAAGTATATAGAAAGATACCACTCGGACTCATACTTTAAATAA
- the rfbB gene encoding dTDP-glucose 4,6-dehydratase: protein MYNTILVTGGAGFIGSNFIHLLIKERDWKVVNLDALTYAGNLENLSSLEGNPRYKFVHGRIEDKELVEEVMDGVDAVVHFAAESHVDRSIKDAQPFLVTNCIGTQTLLDVARKKGIKRFLHVSTDEVYGSLGPDDPPFREIDPLRPNSPYAASKASSDLLVRAAFKTHGMPVVITRCSNNYGPYQFPEKLIPLMTINAMNKRPLPIYGDGKNIRDWIHVEDHCRGVLAVLERGKIGEVYNLGGECEKQNIEIVNTILDILGAPKDLIQYVKDRPGHDRRYAMNIEKAKAELGWTPVISFEEGLRSTINWYMENKDWWERIISGEYRRYYEEHYGNL from the coding sequence ATGTATAACACTATATTAGTAACAGGTGGTGCAGGATTTATTGGTAGTAATTTTATTCACCTCTTAATCAAGGAGCGGGACTGGAAAGTAGTCAATCTCGACGCCTTGACTTATGCTGGAAACCTTGAAAATCTCAGTTCTCTTGAGGGCAATCCAAGGTATAAATTCGTCCATGGAAGGATTGAGGATAAAGAGCTGGTTGAAGAGGTCATGGATGGGGTAGATGCTGTGGTCCACTTTGCAGCAGAGAGCCATGTGGACAGGTCCATAAAGGATGCTCAGCCCTTTTTAGTGACAAATTGTATTGGAACCCAGACCCTCCTTGATGTGGCAAGAAAAAAGGGGATAAAAAGATTTCTTCATGTGTCTACCGACGAGGTGTATGGAAGCCTTGGGCCAGATGATCCTCCCTTCAGGGAGATTGATCCTCTGAGACCCAATAGCCCTTATGCTGCCTCAAAGGCCTCGTCAGACCTCCTGGTCCGTGCAGCTTTTAAGACACATGGTATGCCTGTGGTAATCACCCGTTGTTCCAACAACTATGGTCCCTATCAATTCCCTGAAAAATTGATTCCCCTTATGACTATAAATGCCATGAATAAAAGGCCTCTTCCTATCTATGGAGATGGAAAGAATATTCGAGACTGGATACATGTGGAAGACCACTGTCGAGGGGTGTTGGCCGTACTAGAAAGGGGAAAGATAGGCGAAGTCTATAATTTAGGTGGAGAGTGTGAAAAGCAAAATATTGAAATAGTCAATACAATTCTGGATATCCTTGGTGCCCCAAAAGATCTTATTCAGTACGTGAAGGATAGACCAGGCCATGACAGGCGCTATGCCATGAATATTGAAAAGGCTAAGGCCGAGCTTGGTTGGACTCCAGTGATTTCGTTTGAAGAAGGCCTTAGAAGCACAATTAATTGGTATATGGAAAACAAGGACTGGTGGGAGCGGATCATATCAGGAGAGTACCGACGTTATTATGAAGAACACTACGGAAACTTGTAG
- a CDS encoding TRAP transporter small permease, with translation MLNWFNRSLLFLGTIFFLGSMALAVANMILRPLGHSIPGAYELLGYGSAAFVALGLGYSGSEKVHISVDILFRFLPRGIGKWLEAFGFLISGAFFLFAVYGVGKLGIRYFRVNEVSETLQIPFYPVVFLVTLGFFLFGLNLLRSAIKAIK, from the coding sequence GTGCTGAACTGGTTCAATAGGTCCCTTTTATTCCTAGGCACCATTTTTTTTCTTGGGTCGATGGCCCTTGCAGTGGCAAATATGATTTTAAGGCCCCTTGGGCACTCAATCCCAGGGGCCTACGAGCTTCTTGGCTATGGAAGTGCGGCATTTGTGGCACTTGGATTGGGTTACTCAGGTAGTGAAAAGGTGCATATCTCAGTGGATATTCTGTTTAGATTTCTGCCTAGAGGCATTGGTAAGTGGCTTGAGGCCTTTGGGTTCTTGATCTCAGGGGCCTTTTTTCTATTTGCAGTGTACGGAGTCGGGAAACTTGGCATAAGGTATTTTCGAGTCAATGAGGTCTCAGAAACCCTACAAATTCCTTTTTATCCTGTGGTATTTTTGGTGACCCTGGGCTTTTTCTTGTTTGGTCTTAATCTATTGAGGAGCGCAATTAAGGCCATAAAGTGA
- a CDS encoding metallophosphoesterase, with protein sequence MKIAAFGDIHMNVDAIHNIPLNDFDLVIITGDLTNFGNKEDAQKVISAIKNKTDNILAVPGNLDHPSVLEFLDEEGISVHGKGTILNGIGIFGCGGSNVTPFNTPIEYSEEELEALLKAAYESVKDADVHILVSHTPPKDTGLDKINAGVCVGSPVVRKFIEEVQPDLCLTGHIHEAKGEINLGPTKVINPGMLQDGGWVEIQLQDDSKLFAKLY encoded by the coding sequence ATGAAGATTGCCGCCTTTGGAGATATCCACATGAATGTCGACGCCATTCACAATATTCCACTCAACGATTTTGACCTCGTGATCATAACAGGAGATCTTACAAACTTTGGAAACAAAGAGGATGCCCAAAAGGTAATCAGTGCCATTAAAAACAAAACTGACAACATCCTCGCTGTTCCTGGAAATTTAGATCATCCATCAGTCCTTGAATTCCTTGACGAAGAAGGCATAAGCGTACACGGAAAAGGGACTATCCTTAATGGAATCGGAATCTTTGGCTGTGGAGGATCAAACGTAACACCATTTAATACCCCAATTGAATACTCAGAGGAGGAACTAGAAGCCCTTCTCAAGGCCGCGTATGAAAGTGTAAAGGATGCAGACGTACACATATTGGTATCGCATACGCCCCCCAAAGACACCGGGCTTGACAAGATCAATGCTGGAGTCTGCGTGGGCAGCCCGGTTGTTAGGAAGTTCATAGAAGAGGTTCAACCGGACCTATGTTTAACCGGCCACATACATGAGGCAAAAGGTGAAATCAATCTAGGTCCTACAAAGGTTATCAATCCTGGAATGCTTCAAGATGGAGGATGGGTGGAGATTCAATTGCAAGACGACTCAAAGCTCTTTGCCAAGCTTTATTAA
- the cooS gene encoding anaerobic carbon-monoxide dehydrogenase catalytic subunit has translation MAGKELNIEELSIWEDAKQMLLKAKNDGVETAWDRLQQQAPHCKFGESGVCCRICTMGPCRVSKKAPRGVCGADADVIVARNFGRFIAGGAAGHSDHGRDCIEALHAVAHGETKDYTIKDAEKLMRIAKEVGIETEGREPLEVAKDLAADFFENYGTTKGEVSFIVRVPEKRRKIWDKLGITPRGVDREIAEMMHRTHMGCDNDAANTVLHAARTSLADGWAGSMIATEVSDILFGTPTPNKTQVNLGVLKEDHVNILVHGHNPIVSEKIMEAVNDPELIALAKEKGAKGINLAGLCCTGNELMMRHGIPMAGNHLMTELAIVTGAVELIVVDYQCIMPSLVQVGSCYHTKMVTTADKARFTGAEHIKFEIHNGMEQAKKVVRMAIERFPLRDPARVKIPNGPVEVVTGFSNEALLDALGGSLTPLIDAIKAGKIRGAVAIVGCNNPKYKHDYCNLNLAKELIKRDILVIVTGCVTVAAGKAGLLVPDAIDQAGPGLKEICGALGIPPVIHMGSCVDNARILQLCALIADELGVDISDLPVAASSPEWYSEKAAAIGTYAVASGIYTHLGHPPNITGSEVVTNLALSGLDELVGACFLIEPDPFKAAELIDERIKSKRLALGLSA, from the coding sequence ATGGCGGGAAAAGAATTAAATATTGAAGAATTGTCCATTTGGGAAGATGCGAAGCAAATGCTTCTAAAGGCAAAAAACGATGGCGTCGAAACGGCCTGGGACCGTTTACAGCAACAGGCCCCTCATTGTAAATTTGGAGAAAGTGGTGTTTGCTGTCGAATTTGTACAATGGGCCCATGTCGAGTCAGTAAAAAGGCACCCAGAGGGGTGTGTGGTGCTGATGCAGACGTTATCGTAGCCAGAAATTTTGGCCGTTTTATTGCCGGTGGTGCTGCCGGACACTCAGACCACGGCCGTGACTGTATCGAGGCACTTCATGCCGTTGCCCACGGTGAGACAAAGGACTACACCATTAAAGACGCAGAAAAACTGATGCGCATAGCAAAAGAGGTCGGCATTGAAACAGAAGGCCGTGAACCACTTGAGGTGGCTAAAGATCTGGCTGCAGACTTTTTTGAAAACTATGGAACCACCAAAGGTGAAGTTTCTTTTATTGTAAGGGTACCTGAAAAAAGGCGTAAGATCTGGGATAAACTTGGCATAACTCCACGCGGTGTCGACCGCGAAATTGCTGAGATGATGCATCGCACCCACATGGGTTGTGACAATGATGCTGCCAATACTGTACTACACGCGGCCCGTACCTCCCTTGCTGATGGATGGGCTGGATCAATGATCGCAACCGAAGTCTCTGATATCCTATTTGGCACTCCTACCCCCAACAAAACTCAAGTGAATCTTGGAGTCCTAAAAGAAGATCATGTTAACATCTTGGTCCACGGACATAATCCCATCGTATCCGAAAAAATAATGGAAGCAGTAAATGACCCAGAGCTCATCGCTCTGGCTAAGGAAAAAGGTGCTAAAGGCATCAATCTCGCTGGTCTCTGCTGCACTGGCAATGAGTTGATGATGCGCCATGGAATACCCATGGCAGGTAATCACCTGATGACCGAATTGGCCATCGTTACCGGTGCAGTAGAACTCATTGTAGTGGATTATCAGTGCATTATGCCAAGCTTGGTCCAGGTCGGCTCCTGTTATCATACCAAAATGGTGACAACTGCTGACAAGGCACGTTTCACTGGTGCCGAACACATCAAATTTGAAATACACAATGGCATGGAACAGGCCAAAAAGGTAGTCCGCATGGCAATTGAACGATTCCCTCTACGCGACCCGGCACGCGTGAAGATTCCTAATGGTCCTGTAGAAGTCGTAACCGGTTTTTCAAATGAAGCCCTTTTAGATGCCCTTGGCGGTTCTCTAACCCCACTGATTGATGCAATAAAGGCTGGAAAGATAAGAGGTGCTGTGGCCATCGTTGGATGCAATAATCCAAAATACAAACATGATTATTGCAACCTGAATCTGGCCAAAGAGCTTATAAAGAGAGATATTTTAGTAATCGTCACTGGTTGTGTAACAGTGGCCGCAGGGAAAGCTGGTTTACTTGTTCCCGATGCTATTGATCAGGCAGGTCCTGGACTAAAAGAAATTTGTGGGGCCTTAGGCATTCCTCCAGTCATTCATATGGGTAGCTGCGTAGATAACGCCCGTATACTCCAGCTCTGCGCACTAATTGCCGACGAACTCGGAGTAGATATTTCTGATCTTCCTGTAGCTGCTTCATCACCAGAATGGTATTCAGAAAAGGCCGCAGCTATTGGTACCTATGCTGTGGCATCAGGTATTTATACCCACCTTGGACATCCGCCAAACATAACTGGTTCCGAAGTAGTTACCAATCTGGCCCTTTCAGGTCTTGATGAACTCGTCGGAGCCTGCTTCCTAATTGAACCCGATCCCTTTAAGGCAGCAGAACTCATTGATGAGAGGATCAAAAGTAAACGTTTAGCATTAGGACTAAGTGCCTAA